Proteins from one Desulfonema limicola genomic window:
- a CDS encoding DUF1566 domain-containing protein, with protein MKNPKISATLSIILILTITLTAFAWPISDTGQTKCYDDTQEIPCPQPGEPFYGQDGNYLINPPSYTKLDAGGNDLPDDAVEWFMVRDNVTGLIWEVKQNKDDVPDYSNPHDADNTYTWYDSNPETNGGYAGKSGNGTDTEDFVNSINAENFGGFTDWRMPTKEELRSIVTFQNYSPAIDNGYFPNIRYDLHWSSSTYAYNTDDAWFMDFDNGNDGIYYKSYTFYVRAVRGGQSRSFDHLIINNDNTVTDTSSGLMWQKIRPEEGMTWKNALLYCENLSFGEYNDWRLPNIKELSSLVDLTRSDPAIDTEYFSNVNSGYYGSSSTYAYNTGNAWGMNFNNGNEYTYVKANTYRVRAVRGGQSRLVDNLIIFSPSQADRWNIGDQKTIAWDTQNIQGNVRISLSHQGGKQGTFETIEESTENDGTYTWTVTGPESFNCALKIEPINEPNKSTIQSLFTICKLHAWITSENPTKYRFILNGKCKDGTIPLDAVWSTSDNSIATFDDNLLQPYKNGWIEIIATYKEKNYTKSLFVYTDLSFNADAMEIEPNNTVTQHFSINEDIFYVAYYFDTDIDYFKLNIASHSIIEIGFRTYSQTADLKIEILNSTETLMASATSQNGKPITFPLGLNAGYYYIKVTSAGDIDESNPYIITYKIRNTLAAKTTNSLNMTDTAQSTINHLQDESLFTFSLTDFQAIKIDLTPSGDLAKYRMDLLNSNGKVVDSVDCLQHYPVSFEREYPADDYTIRVTPVENIDAKAQFTISLNPSIKQLESEPNNSTDTATNFNITSPITARLSYASDADFFTFTLDSPKYLQLNLSCPESTKNFAIGIFKDSGDNQIDGIETSSSIYTSLDMGLNVGKYFIKITPLGEAETVASYNLIILDSAKSNLEIESNNTLKFANAIENNVVLSGRIYSVDDTDYFGFYVPDTLSLMVVFSPTTTFGDYIVKIVNDNGEIISTQTFTNGFGNKWYASTYSGNYYIKIEPGADIDQYNPYELSIYSTGTLTGIKQIVSVTISGTNQTMTTGQTQTLTAAAAYSDASSSHIASPTWTSLDETIATVDASGLVTAADTGTTSIVATYGELTGKFDITVGVPANYYAQHHGNLILVAGGGTDSTDPLFESTQYLSDMVYRRFQDRFFEDKDTYYFNPITFHDLDGDGLDNNVVDDTTPTVNEFGTAITNWAKDQSTDGPLYIYMIDHGGIDTFKIFPGEILTAAQFSSFLDTFQNATGRKIVVMIEACKSGTFTDDLTADNRVIITSANDNDAYIELGGSASFTQFFIDRLLTGDSVQQGWERAKTQLSGMGIPYSTMQPQLMGTALAPSIILGGKFAIAPIFPEITARSANTTIDASSTQTLYADVSDENGIEAVWAVVLTPDYTPPATSSDLEAPSVNQPVIVLTDPDKDGRYETDYSSFTYNGEYKFIFYARSKSGGNLSISPATILTVTGGQNIEIIPGDINNDKQVNLADAVLALKICADADTSGQIVNLNAKVGTNAFIDLEEVIYILRKTAGI; from the coding sequence TTGAAAAACCCAAAAATATCAGCAACCCTGTCAATAATCCTGATTCTAACCATAACCCTAACCGCCTTTGCCTGGCCCATATCAGACACAGGGCAGACCAAATGCTATGACGACACCCAGGAAATCCCCTGCCCCCAGCCCGGCGAACCCTTCTACGGCCAGGACGGCAACTACCTCATAAACCCGCCTTCATACACCAAACTGGATGCTGGTGGTAATGATTTGCCTGATGATGCAGTGGAATGGTTCATGGTGCGGGATAATGTTACCGGGTTGATATGGGAAGTGAAGCAGAATAAGGATGATGTGCCGGATTATTCCAACCCTCATGATGCTGATAATACTTATACTTGGTATGACAGTAATCCTGAGACTAATGGGGGATATGCCGGGAAATCTGGGAATGGTACAGATACGGAGGATTTTGTTAATTCTATAAATGCTGAAAATTTCGGAGGTTTTACTGACTGGCGAATGCCGACCAAAGAAGAACTACGTTCTATTGTAACTTTCCAAAATTATAGTCCTGCTATTGATAACGGATATTTCCCAAATATTAGATATGACTTGCATTGGTCTTCCTCGACTTATGCCTACAATACGGATGATGCGTGGTTCATGGACTTCGATAACGGCAACGACGGCATCTACTATAAGTCGTATACTTTTTATGTGCGAGCTGTTCGCGGCGGACAGTCTCGGTCATTTGATCATTTGATTATTAATAATGACAATACTGTAACAGACACTTCAAGCGGTCTTATGTGGCAGAAGATTAGACCTGAAGAAGGTATGACCTGGAAGAACGCGCTTTTGTATTGTGAAAATCTGTCATTTGGTGAATATAATGACTGGAGACTCCCGAATATTAAGGAACTGTCTTCCCTTGTTGACCTGACCAGGAGTGATCCTGCAATTGATACCGAATATTTCTCAAATGTTAATTCTGGCTATTATGGGTCGTCCTCTACTTATGCGTACAATACGGGCAATGCGTGGGGCATGAACTTCAATAACGGCAATGAGTACACGTACGTTAAGGCAAATACTTATCGTGTTCGCGCTGTTCGCGGCGGACAGTCTCGGTTAGTTGATAATTTGATTATTTTTTCCCCATCGCAGGCAGATAGATGGAATATAGGCGATCAAAAAACAATTGCATGGGATACGCAAAATATCCAGGGAAATGTCAGAATTTCCCTTTCCCATCAGGGCGGCAAACAAGGCACTTTTGAAACAATAGAAGAAAGCACGGAAAATGACGGAACTTATACATGGACAGTAACAGGACCAGAGTCCTTTAACTGTGCCCTGAAAATAGAACCTATCAATGAACCAAATAAAAGCACTATACAGAGCCTATTTACCATCTGTAAGCTTCATGCATGGATAACAAGTGAAAATCCAACTAAATACAGATTCATTTTAAACGGAAAATGCAAAGACGGCACTATCCCCTTAGACGCTGTATGGTCAACTTCAGATAATTCTATTGCTACATTTGATGATAACCTACTTCAACCTTATAAAAACGGATGGATAGAAATTATAGCTACATACAAAGAAAAAAATTATACAAAGAGCCTTTTTGTTTATACAGACCTTAGTTTTAATGCAGATGCAATGGAAATCGAACCTAACAACACAGTTACACAGCACTTTTCTATAAACGAAGATATTTTTTATGTAGCATACTATTTTGATACTGACATTGACTATTTCAAACTTAATATAGCCTCACATTCAATAATAGAAATTGGTTTTCGAACATATAGCCAAACTGCAGATTTAAAAATAGAAATTCTGAACTCAACAGAAACCCTCATGGCATCAGCCACATCACAGAATGGCAAACCTATTACTTTCCCTTTAGGTCTAAATGCAGGATACTATTATATCAAAGTCACCTCAGCCGGCGACATTGATGAAAGCAACCCATACATAATCACCTATAAAATTCGGAATACTCTTGCAGCCAAAACAACAAACTCCCTGAACATGACAGACACAGCCCAAAGCACCATAAACCACCTCCAGGATGAATCACTGTTTACTTTCTCCCTTACAGATTTCCAGGCAATCAAAATTGATCTAACCCCTTCAGGCGATCTGGCAAAATATCGCATGGACTTATTGAACAGCAATGGAAAGGTGGTTGACTCTGTGGATTGTCTACAACACTACCCAGTTAGCTTTGAAAGAGAATATCCAGCAGACGACTATACTATAAGGGTAACACCTGTTGAAAATATTGACGCAAAAGCCCAATTCACAATATCCTTAAATCCCAGCATCAAACAACTGGAGTCAGAACCCAATAACAGTACAGATACGGCCACAAATTTCAACATTACATCTCCAATAACAGCCCGTCTTTCCTATGCATCAGACGCAGACTTTTTTACCTTTACCCTGGATTCTCCCAAATACTTGCAACTCAATTTATCATGCCCTGAAAGCACAAAAAACTTTGCTATTGGCATTTTCAAGGATTCAGGAGATAATCAGATAGACGGCATAGAAACTAGTAGCAGTATATATACATCCTTGGACATGGGCTTGAATGTGGGAAAATATTTTATCAAAATCACACCTTTGGGCGAAGCTGAAACTGTTGCATCCTACAATTTGATCATTCTGGATTCTGCTAAGAGTAACCTTGAAATTGAATCCAACAATACTCTAAAATTTGCGAATGCCATTGAAAACAATGTGGTTCTAAGTGGACGAATCTATTCTGTGGATGATACGGATTATTTTGGATTTTATGTACCAGATACTTTGTCCTTAATGGTAGTGTTTTCGCCCACAACAACATTCGGAGATTATATAGTAAAAATTGTCAATGACAATGGTGAAATCATCTCCACACAAACATTTACAAACGGATTTGGAAATAAATGGTACGCCAGCACATACAGCGGTAATTACTACATAAAAATTGAACCCGGAGCCGATATCGACCAGTATAACCCATATGAGTTGAGCATTTACTCCACAGGAACCCTGACCGGAATAAAGCAGATAGTCAGCGTTACTATATCCGGCACAAACCAAACCATGACCACAGGCCAGACCCAGACCCTAACAGCCGCAGCCGCATACTCGGATGCAAGCTCAAGCCACATTGCATCTCCAACCTGGACATCCCTTGATGAAACCATTGCCACAGTAGATGCCTCCGGCCTTGTAACAGCCGCAGACACAGGAACCACCTCCATAGTTGCAACATACGGAGAACTCACCGGGAAATTTGACATCACAGTCGGAGTTCCGGCAAACTATTATGCACAGCACCACGGAAACCTTATCCTGGTTGCAGGAGGCGGAACTGACAGCACCGACCCCTTATTTGAATCCACCCAATACCTTTCAGATATGGTTTACAGGCGTTTTCAGGACCGTTTTTTTGAAGACAAAGATACTTATTACTTCAACCCCATAACCTTCCACGACCTGGATGGAGACGGACTTGACAACAATGTTGTTGACGATACCACTCCAACTGTAAACGAATTCGGAACAGCAATAACAAACTGGGCAAAAGATCAAAGCACAGACGGCCCCTTATACATCTACATGATAGACCACGGCGGCATTGACACCTTTAAAATATTTCCCGGAGAAATCCTCACAGCCGCACAGTTCAGCAGTTTTCTCGACACCTTTCAAAATGCCACAGGCCGAAAGATTGTTGTCATGATAGAAGCCTGCAAATCCGGCACATTCACAGATGATCTTACTGCTGACAACCGGGTAATAATAACATCAGCCAATGACAATGACGCATACATAGAACTGGGCGGAAGCGCATCATTTACCCAGTTTTTCATAGACCGGCTCCTGACAGGCGATTCAGTACAGCAGGGATGGGAAAGAGCAAAGACACAGCTTTCCGGCATGGGAATCCCGTACAGCACCATGCAGCCCCAGCTTATGGGAACAGCACTTGCCCCGTCCATAATCCTGGGCGGAAAATTTGCCATAGCCCCAATATTCCCGGAAATAACTGCAAGATCAGCAAACACAACCATTGATGCCAGCTCAACCCAGACCCTGTATGCAGACGTATCAGATGAAAACGGCATAGAAGCAGTATGGGCAGTAGTATTAACCCCGGACTACACACCCCCGGCAACAAGTTCTGACCTTGAAGCCCCGTCAGTAAACCAGCCTGTTATAGTTCTCACAGACCCGGACAAAGACGGGCGCTATGAAACCGATTACAGCAGCTTTACCTACAACGGGGAATACAAATTCATATTTTACGCCAGAAGCAAAAGCGGCGGCAACCTGAGCATATCCCCGGCAACAATCCTGACAGTAACAGGAGGCCAGAACATTGAAATCATTCCAGGCGACATAAACAACGACAAACAGGTAAACCTGGCAGATGCAGTCCTTGCCCTGAAAATCTGTGCAGATGCTGACACATCAGGCCAGATTGTCAACCTGAATGCAAAAGTCGGAACCAATGCTTTTATTGACCTGGAAGAAGTGATATACATCTTGCGGAAAACAGCAGGTATATGA
- a CDS encoding putative toxin-antitoxin system toxin component, PIN family, whose amino-acid sequence MEIPRIVIDTNVFIAALRSKRGASFKLLSIIGKNHYEFVFSVPLLLEYEDVAMRHAEKIGLSVRAVKAILDRMCYYADHREIYFLWRPYLSDPKDDFVLELAVESNCNYIVSYNKKDFQGIEKFGLHVLTPKEFLKLIGVIK is encoded by the coding sequence ATGGAAATACCACGTATTGTAATTGATACGAATGTATTTATCGCAGCTCTCAGATCTAAAAGGGGGGCTTCTTTCAAATTATTGTCAATTATTGGGAAGAACCACTATGAGTTTGTATTTTCTGTACCCCTTTTACTTGAATATGAAGATGTTGCAATGCGCCATGCAGAGAAGATAGGCTTGTCAGTCAGGGCTGTAAAAGCAATCCTTGATCGTATGTGTTATTATGCAGATCACCGTGAAATCTATTTTTTATGGCGGCCTTATCTTTCTGATCCTAAAGACGATTTCGTTCTTGAACTTGCAGTAGAATCCAATTGCAATTATATTGTATCATATAATAAAAAGGACTTTCAAGGAATTGAAAAATTCGGATTGCATGTTTTGACACCGAAAGAATTTCTAAAACTGATAGGAGTAATAAAATGA